In Miscanthus floridulus cultivar M001 chromosome 8, ASM1932011v1, whole genome shotgun sequence, the sequence TGGGATATTGGAAGATTATCCTTGGGGAAATTTGGATTTAAGATTTTCCATGTGTGGGCTCATATCCTTAAGATCCATTATTCCTTTTTTCTGGATCTTTCCTTTGTTACATTAATGATTTGCACACACACACAGACTAGTGTTGCCAATGGGCCGTTTTTGGGATAAGTTAGACTCCGAGAAACTGCAACTGCCTGGCAAACTTTCCATCGAGTTCAGCACCAGCCACCAGGTACATTTCTCCTCTGTAGCATTTGATAACAGTCATAACACGGAAAAGCTTTTTTACCCTTCATTCAACCGGTCCGATAGATGAAAGCTGTAGCAAGGAGGAATGGAAGTTACCGACAAACTGGAAGCTCCAAGTTGTTGCCAGGACCAGGACACTGGATGAGCATAGGGATTTCAGAAGGGACGGTTGAAACCAGAACATGCCAGTTGGCGCGGTGTCTGGCGGATCAATTGAAGGCCAGAAGCCCACAAACGTGCAAACACAAAACAACACAGGCTAGGGAAagccaaacaaaaagaaaaacaagtcTTTTTTCTGAGATAGGTTGCTCTAGCGATTGACTTTGTAATGTGTCCATAGACCCTAGTGATATCGCATTGTTAGTGCTATATAACCTCAAGAGGATCAAAGGTAGCATTGCTTGAAACACACAGAGGTAGGCCAGACCTCTTCACCATCTTTTTCAAACCACAGTCTACCCAAGCAACTGACCACACTTGCTAAAACAACTCACAGCATGACGGGGGAGTGGTCAGTCGGGCTTTGCGACTGCTTTGGAGATTTCCACACCTGTATGCAAACCTAGCTAGCTTCTCTGTTCTTCCCGTGCTTCTTGCAAACACCTCATCCATGTTTCAGTTCTTTCTTTCCCAATGTTTGCAGGTTGCTTGACTTTCTGGTGCCCCTGTGTCACATTTGGCCGCATTGCTGAGATCGTGGATAGAGGCTCCACATGTAGGTGTTCTACCCTCATCTTCTTCTTTCATTCTTTTCGATGAAAAAGTTTATCTTCATCTTTCTGGTGGATGCATGCACAAAGCCATCAGTCTCCCTGGCTCACTATCCCGCTTGTTTGCAGCATGCTGCATGAATGGCACACTGTATTATCTGCTTTCAACAATAGGTTGCCAATGGCTGTATGGTTGTACCAAGCGCTCCTCAATGCGCGCGCAATACAACTTGCAAGAATCCCCTTGCTTGGACTGCTGCGTCCACTTATGGTGTGGCCCCTGCGCGCTTGGCCAGGAGTACAAGGAGCTGGAGAAACGCGGCTTCAACATGGCCAAAGGTATCCCTCTCCCTCCTGCTGGAATAAAACATAGGGGAGAACTTTAGAACGCAGGAATTTCATAAGAATTGGTCCATTTTCAAAGGGAAAACGTAGAAAACAGTAAATGTTTGCGAATACACACCCTGATGGTTGAATCACAGTATTTATCTGTTATTCCTTTTGCAGGATGGGAAGGTAGCAACAAGGTGGTGGGGTGTTTTCAAGGGATGACGACACCACCAAGAAAGCAATCCATGTGCTTCTAGGATAGCATAGCTCCAGGCTCCAGCGTTTGCTGGCCATGCCCATGATGATTGGCACTTCCTTCTCATCTCCCGTGTTTCCGTGTTCCTGTGAGTTACGTTCCTGCATAAAACATTGTTTGTACACGACTACACGTACGACATCGACTGTCCAACTGCTTAATTTTGTTCAGCTATGAATTCGGATACATGCTACCTGCTCAAGAACCAACAATTGAACACTAGACCTAGTATGATGCACAATGAAATGCTGCACAAGCTGAATATGCAATACGATCAAGATTGCGGGATCGCTTGATGTAACAGTTGGAGACAGGAATAGTAGATATAAAGGAAAATCAAGTGGCAGCCTAAGGGT encodes:
- the LOC136471097 gene encoding cell number regulator 11-like, with translation MTGEWSVGLCDCFGDFHTCCLTFWCPCVTFGRIAEIVDRGSTSCCMNGTLYYLLSTIGCQWLYGCTKRSSMRAQYNLQESPCLDCCVHLWCGPCALGQEYKELEKRGFNMAKGWEGSNKVVGCFQGMTTPPRKQSMCF